From the genome of Streptomyces sp. V2I9:
TCCTCGGCGCGCTCAGAGAGGGTGCCGCCCAGGGCAAGCTGTCGCACGACACCTTCATGCGCCGCATGGAACTCGCCCTCGCGGCCCGGCGTCCGGAGGAGCTGGCGGTCCTCACCTCCGACCTGGACGGTGGAGGCCGCTGGTCCCAGGGACTGGTCCGCGCGGTGGGCGGGATCTCCGCCTTCCCCGGACGGCTGCGCCGAGCCTGGCAGACCGAGCGGCTCCCCAAGCTGCTGCTGCCCGTGCCCGGACCGCACCCGCTCCTCATCGGCCGCGACCCGGCGAACGGACTGCGCCTCAACCACGAGACGGTCTCCCGGCTGCACGCCGAACTCCGCGCGCTGAACGGCCGCTGGCTGCTGCGCGACCTCGGCTCCACCAACGGCACCTGCGTCAACGGCCAGCGGCTCGTCGGCTCCATCCCGGTGCGGGACGGGGACCAGGTGAGCTTCGGCCACATGAGCTTCCGCCTCACCGCCCCCGCCCACCGGCCGCTCGAACTGCCGCCGCCGCCCGAGCCCCGCCCACCGGCCGCCGCACAGCCCGAACTGCCGAGACAGCACGCGCCGGGCCCGCAGCCGGGCGCCCTGGAGGGGCCACGGCCGGGGGCGGCGCCTCCGCCGCCCGCGGGCGCGTATCCGCCGCCCGCCCCGGAGCGCCCGCGGCCCGGTGAGCTGTCTCCGCCGCATGTCCCGGACCGGCCACCCCACGTCTCGGGGCGGCCGTCGCCCGGCCCCGAGCTGCCGCCGCCCGGCCCCGGCCGGGCTCCGCACCCGCCCGAGCCTCCGCGTCCGGAGGCATGAGCCCCGCGCTCGCCCGGCCCACCCGCCGATCCGCCCCCGGCGACCGTCGGAACGGAGCCTGGCGGCCCCGACGCCCCCTCACCCGAACGGCCGTACGCTCCCTGCGGCGTGTCTCGGCCGGTGGTCCCCTGGGAGAGTGCGCGCCGACCACCGGCGCACCGACTCCAGGGGGCTGGGGATGCCGGCCGACCGCCCCGAAGTCCTGCCCGACGCCCGTCGCCCGCACCGGATCGCGGGCGGGCAGCCGGGGCTCCTCGCTCCGGGAGCCACGACGGACCCGTACCGGCTGCGCCTCTACCGCCTGCTGCGTACCGAGTACCCCCTCGGCTACGACCCGGTCCTGGACGCCTGGCTGTTGAGCCGGTACGCGGACGTCGCCCTGGCCCTCACCGACCCCCGGTTCACCGGCTACCCGCACGACGGGGTCCCGCGCGGCCTGGCGGCCGTCCCGCTCGGCCTCTGCCGGGGCGGCCTGGTCTGCACCCCGGCCGCCTGGCCGTTCCACACCGTCGAACCGGTCGTCGAGCGGACCGCGTACGTTTTGGCCCGCCGGATCTCCGGACGCGACCGGGCCGACCTGGTCGCCGACTTCTGCCGCTGGCTGCCCACCGGAGCGGCCGCGGCGGTCTCCCCCGCGGGCCTGAACGGCCGGTACCGGGGCGACCTGCGGCGGCGGACCGGCCGTGGAGCCGACGACTGCGCCGCCTCCACCGCGCTGCGCGAGCACGCCCTCGCCTCGTTCCTGGCGAACATGCTGGACGACCCCGATCTGCGGGCCGCCGCGACAGCCGGAGAACCGGCCGGGCACAGCGCCGCGACGTTGCTCGGGCGGGCCTGGGCCGAGACCCTGCGCCGCGATCCGCCGGTCCAGATCGTGCTGCGCCGCACCCGTACCGCCGTGGCCGTCAGCGGCGGCACGCTCCCCGCCGGGGCGCCCGTCGCCTGCCTCATCGGCGCGGCGGGCCGCGACCCGGCCCGGTTCGCCGCGCCCGACCGCTTCGACCCGCTGCGGGCCGACGCGGACACCCTGCTCACCGGCCCGGCGAACTGTCCCGCCGCCCGCCTCGGCCGGCTGGAGGCCGAACACGGCCTGCGCGCCCTGCTGACGGCGATGCCGGGCATCCGCTGGGCCGACGGCTTCCGGCCGGTGGCGGGCGGCCTGCTCACCCGAGGCCCCCGCACCCTGCTTGTCCACCCGTCCTGACGTCCCCGGCCCTCGCCCGCGCGCCCTCCTGCGCACCGACCTGGCGACCGGGTGAACCCGCGTCGCACCGGAACCGTCGCGTGCGGTCCGGCCCGCCCCCTCCGCTCAGCCCCGCGCGCGCCGCAACAACACCGCCGGCCGCTCGGCGAACAGCTCGCCCGCCCGCACCGCGCCGCCGCCCGCGAACTCCCGGCCCGGCGAGTCCGACAACAGGTCCTGCCAGACACCGCCGTCCGGCAGCTCCAGCACCGTGTCCCCCCAGCCGCCTCCCTCGGCCAGCCGCAGCGACAGCCGGGTCACCGCCGTGACCACCTCGCCCGCCCGGCAGAACGCCACCAGATGGGCGGCGGCCGGACCGGAGGCCGTCAGCGGCTCGTACGTCCCCGACGCCCCGAACACGTCCGGCATCTCCCGCCGCAGCCGCAGCGCGGCCGACGTCAGCTCCTGCTTCTCGTCCGGGGCGTCCGGCCGCCGGAACGGCCGCCGGTTGTCCGGGTCGACCAGGGCCAGGTACTCGCTCTCCGTGCCCTGGTAGAGGTCCGGAACCCCCGGCATCGTCAGCTGCACCAGCGCCGCCCCCAGCACGTGGGCGCGTACATGCGGGGCGAGCGCGTCCGCGAACTCGGTGATCCGGGTACGGGCCGGGCCCGACGCACGCCCCGGACCGGCCGCGACGAAGTCCGCCACCGCCCGCTCGTAGGCCGGGTCCGACTCCGTCCAGCTGGTGGACAGGCCCGCCTCGCGCACCGCCTTCAGCAACGCCGGCTCCAGCCGCCCACCCAGCTCCTCGGCCGGCAGCTCCGCGCAGCCGTACGCCGACTGCCAGGCCGCCCACGCCAGTTGGCGGTCCGGAGCGGCGACCGGCGTCGCCGCGGTCATCTCCGCCACCAGCGCCGCCCATCGCTCCGGGCACTGCGAGAGCACCGCGATCCGGGCCCGTACGTCCGCACTGCGCTTGGTGTCGTGCGTGGTCAGGACCGTGCCGGAGGCCGGCCGGTCACGGGCGGTCCGGGCGGCGAACGCGTGGAACTCCTCCGGTGACACGGCGGGCCGCCCCGGATCGCCGCCCACCTCGGTGGCCGACAGCAGCGGAACGTACCGGTAGAACGCCGTGTCCTCCACCGATTTGGCGTGCAGTGCGGACGCCGTCTGGGCGAACCGGGCGCAGAACGCCGCCTGTTCCACCCCGCCGCCGAGCCGCCCGAGCGCCAGCTCCCGTACGACGTCCACGGCCGCCGCCTCCTCCGGCACGGCGAACACCGCCTTCGCGTCCCGGACCGCCTCGTCGGTCAGCGTCTCCTCGGCGGTGCGGGACGGCGGCTCGCCCGCCGTGACGTACGGCCGGTAGACCGGGACGCGTACCAGCAGCTCCCGGATCGCGGTCCGCAGCGCCCACGGGGCATGGTCGCGCAGCGCGGGGTCCCGGTCGCACACCGCGGTGGCGAGCCGGGTCAGCCAGGCGGTCTCGGCGGCCAGCTCGTGGGTCACCACCCGGTACGCGGCCCGGCGCACCGTCGCCGTCCAGTCGCCACCCCGGTCGGCGGGCGCTCCCGCGAACTCACGGTAGAAGCCCAGCAGTTCGGCTGCCCCGACCGGGTCGGTGAACAGGCCGTCGATCCGGTGCAGCGCGTCGTACCCCGTGGTGCCCGCCACCGCCCACTCCGACGGCAGGCGCTCGTCCCCGGTGAGGATCTTCTCGACCACCGTCCAGCGGCCGCCGGTGGCGTCGTGGAGCCGTTCCAGATAGGCGGCCGGGGCGGCGAGGCCGTCCGGGTGATCGATGCGCAGCCCGTCGAGGACGCCGTCGCGGAGCAGTTCGAGGACCTTGGCGTGGGTGTCCTCGAAGACCTCCGGATGCTCCACGCGCACCCCGATCAGCTCCGGGACGGTGAAGAACCGCCGGTAGTTCAGCTCGGTGCGGGCGAGGCGCCACCAGCCGAGCCGGTAGTGCTGCCCGTCCAGCAGCTCCGGCAGCGGAAGGCCCGCCGTGCCGGCCCGCAGCGGGAACGCGTGGTCGTGGTAGCGCAGCACCTCCCCGTCCACCGTCAGATGCTCCAGCTCCTGGCCGAGCGGCCCGCCGAGCACCGGCAGCAGCACCTTCCCGCCGCCCGCCGCCCAGTCGATGTCGAACCAGCGGGCGGACGGGGAGCCGGGGCCCTCCCGCAGCACCTCCCACAGCCGGCGGTTGTGCCGGGGCGAGGCCGCCATGTGGTTGGGCACGATGTCCAGGATCAGCCCGAGGCCGTGCTCGCGGGCGGCCGAGGCGAGCGAGCGCAGCCCCTCCTCGCCGCCCAGCTCCGCCCGGACCCGGCCGTGGTCGACCACGTCGTAACCGTGGGTGGAGCCGGGGACCGCCTCCAGGACGGGGGAGAGGTGGAGGTGCGAGACGCCGAGCGCGGCGAGGTACGGCACGGCCTTCTCGGCGGCGGAGAACGGGAAGTCGGGCTGGAGCTGAAGCCGGTACGTGGCGGAGGGCGTCATGGACTCCTACGTACCCCGCCCGTGCCGATCCGTGTCACCCCGCTCGGAACCTCACCCTCGCGCCGCGCCGCCCACCGGCCCTCAGGCCGGCCGCTTCAGCACCGTCAGGCTGCGCCCGATCAGCGTGACCCGCTCGCCCTCGGCCACCTTCGGGCCCGCCCCGGGCGGGACGCCTTCCGGCCGCGCGGTGTCCACGACGACCTGCCACTGCTCACCGTGGCCGACCGGGACGGCGAACTCCAGCGTCTCGGCGCTCGCGTTGAACATCAGCAGGAACGAGTCGTCGGAGATCCGCTCGCCGCGCGGGCCCGGCTCGGAGATCGCGTGCCCGTTCAGGAAGACCGTCATCGCCTTGGCGTGCGCGGCCTGCCAGTCCTGCTGCGTCA
Proteins encoded in this window:
- a CDS encoding DUF1707 and FHA domain-containing protein, yielding MTSSSEFHTGSARLSDAQRDRVLGALREGAAQGKLSHDTFMRRMELALAARRPEELAVLTSDLDGGGRWSQGLVRAVGGISAFPGRLRRAWQTERLPKLLLPVPGPHPLLIGRDPANGLRLNHETVSRLHAELRALNGRWLLRDLGSTNGTCVNGQRLVGSIPVRDGDQVSFGHMSFRLTAPAHRPLELPPPPEPRPPAAAQPELPRQHAPGPQPGALEGPRPGAAPPPPAGAYPPPAPERPRPGELSPPHVPDRPPHVSGRPSPGPELPPPGPGRAPHPPEPPRPEA
- a CDS encoding cytochrome P450 produces the protein MPADRPEVLPDARRPHRIAGGQPGLLAPGATTDPYRLRLYRLLRTEYPLGYDPVLDAWLLSRYADVALALTDPRFTGYPHDGVPRGLAAVPLGLCRGGLVCTPAAWPFHTVEPVVERTAYVLARRISGRDRADLVADFCRWLPTGAAAAVSPAGLNGRYRGDLRRRTGRGADDCAASTALREHALASFLANMLDDPDLRAAATAGEPAGHSAATLLGRAWAETLRRDPPVQIVLRRTRTAVAVSGGTLPAGAPVACLIGAAGRDPARFAAPDRFDPLRADADTLLTGPANCPAARLGRLEAEHGLRALLTAMPGIRWADGFRPVAGGLLTRGPRTLLVHPS
- the treY gene encoding malto-oligosyltrehalose synthase, which gives rise to MTPSATYRLQLQPDFPFSAAEKAVPYLAALGVSHLHLSPVLEAVPGSTHGYDVVDHGRVRAELGGEEGLRSLASAAREHGLGLILDIVPNHMAASPRHNRRLWEVLREGPGSPSARWFDIDWAAGGGKVLLPVLGGPLGQELEHLTVDGEVLRYHDHAFPLRAGTAGLPLPELLDGQHYRLGWWRLARTELNYRRFFTVPELIGVRVEHPEVFEDTHAKVLELLRDGVLDGLRIDHPDGLAAPAAYLERLHDATGGRWTVVEKILTGDERLPSEWAVAGTTGYDALHRIDGLFTDPVGAAELLGFYREFAGAPADRGGDWTATVRRAAYRVVTHELAAETAWLTRLATAVCDRDPALRDHAPWALRTAIRELLVRVPVYRPYVTAGEPPSRTAEETLTDEAVRDAKAVFAVPEEAAAVDVVRELALGRLGGGVEQAAFCARFAQTASALHAKSVEDTAFYRYVPLLSATEVGGDPGRPAVSPEEFHAFAARTARDRPASGTVLTTHDTKRSADVRARIAVLSQCPERWAALVAEMTAATPVAAPDRQLAWAAWQSAYGCAELPAEELGGRLEPALLKAVREAGLSTSWTESDPAYERAVADFVAAGPGRASGPARTRITEFADALAPHVRAHVLGAALVQLTMPGVPDLYQGTESEYLALVDPDNRRPFRRPDAPDEKQELTSAALRLRREMPDVFGASGTYEPLTASGPAAAHLVAFCRAGEVVTAVTRLSLRLAEGGGWGDTVLELPDGGVWQDLLSDSPGREFAGGGAVRAGELFAERPAVLLRRARG